In Haematobia irritans isolate KBUSLIRL chromosome 1, ASM5000362v1, whole genome shotgun sequence, a genomic segment contains:
- the LOC142236241 gene encoding uncharacterized protein LOC142236241: MVNPDEESMKTGGPRNLSIAGSDCVTNSPHAIVTVTSTVTYSNLSLPPSSAATINQTSITNVTAATANANIFDDTIINIGDGVSTFANTQVWQAQYQNSRVINGTSMPLSFPNTSNETNSFYANISHGLPNSTIVSSSQNINYSTLYGQQGNNFLSSTQIHNGTHQPNFVIENSNQQIPFSIAVDNANNNFACQNERRYERTNCALDTQQNHSYSSAPSRPPAIAVSGSNTHIPSLARSAASNMFEGTQIFSQPIPTATYAQPGMTFNNAHTLPNNNNRYLQFNNTSSADTSMSSSQIAARQVISKDLPNFSGRPDEWPVFITNYNQSTERCGFTDQENLIRLQKCLKGPALEAVRGKLMMPSTVSQAIETLRMLFGRPEVIHHALQAKLRDEPKVRVENLNTLISLALSVQNYCATIQAIGLGDYLNDPMLLNDLVSKLPSNMKLEWGRHCMSGVRVNLLVFDEWLFSLATCASQVTTFDVKFDSSEYRNSRKGAKESLMFHDVEKTKEDTPQNKSVTNKKENICTVCLKCGGEHKLSTCSDFISLKHNDRWQFVRQNKLCFRCFGKHSLRRCYSKKPCGTDGCKLPHNLLLHTKPQQLNTNGGQESPVLFHAGEKKVAVFRYVPITLYGNNISLDTWALIDEGAGCTLVEDEIVNQLGIDGPSEELCLRWTGDVTKTYTASKKVSIYISSREKGSMKHKLLNVRTVEKLDLPEQTLESSTINSCEYLRNLPITPYTKIKPSVIIGLDNAKLGVPSEIRASDDGELMAAKCKLGWTVYGRKYVEFASDHCIFHICECNCSSGELEKIDELMQEYFSLESLGVAVSTKPLTSVDDERALKIMDATAVYDSKEKRWAAGLLWKFDRVELPNSLPMAKRRLKCLEAKMMREPSLKEFLVEKIKDYEKKGYVRKLHKNEVTSGGKSWYIPIFTVTNINKNKTRLVWDAAAKVNGVALNSCLLKGPDLLKSLVGVLLRFREKPVALCGDIREMFHQIKVINEDQKAQMFLWRGGDTTADIDVYCMQVMTFGASCSPSLANYIKSKNANRFVEKYPSAVNAILENTFVDDWLQSCQTEEEMVQLAEKVRYIHKDGGFEMRNWISNSPRVLEKLTGNKIKSNKCIQQENNGQEKVLGMWWLPNSDEFTFIQKIDLRSLFDKTQVTKRQILRVIMKIFDPLGFLGYYIIFAKIILQNVWRSGVSWDEPIKPDELEMWLHWIKYINFVSYVRIPRCYPLVSVGKNIQLHIFVDASNSAYAAVAYIRAQLGTDVKCSLVASKTRVAPLKPISIPRMELMAAIVGLRLSKLIMAEMSINIEKRFFWSDSKDVLFWIRSDARKFKQFVALRIGEILEKSKVSEWRWVPSAENVADEGTKWSTTPKFDNNIRWFTGPDFLLEDEKFWPTTTFNKSDNRNFELLCHFEENQKTVSTLAEISPDPTRFSRWEKLRHTQLYILKFLKLISKEKEMSSLLNMLTEVINISVVESIIFRNCQEESFGEEINSLKSEGKQISRKSILFKCSPYLDSMGVLRIKGRIDAAEGVAVDTKRPIILPRKHAITNLVVDFYHRRFHHHHNEIVVNEMRQRFWIPGLRAVVRSVSSVCQICKNKRATPNPPEMGELPPERLMPYTRPFTYTGIDFFGPLEVAVGRRREKRWGVLFTCLTVRAVHIEISPSLSTDAFMLVFKQFVSRRGTPHKIISDNGTNFRGASRLLQSEIEKLSTENLKRNHPGIEWCFIPPASPHMGGVWERMVRSVKSILMDILPQTGLREDVLRAAMADVENIINTRPLTYVPLESADAEALTPNHFLVGCSSGIREKGSEEASGNILLKNFKIAGQLADQFWKRWLREYLPCLTRRSKWFSNSPSPIEVGDIVVVVDDTSKRGSWLKGIVVDVHRGKDNQVRSAVVKTIKGLITRPSVKLAKLDVLK, translated from the coding sequence ATGGTTAATCCGGATGAAGAAAGTATGAAAACTGGTGGACCCAGAAATTTAAGTATCGCCGGCAGCGATTGCGTAACAAACAGTCCACATGCAATAGTCACCGTAACATCTACCGTTACATATTCTAATCTGTCTTTGCCTCCCTCCTCTGCGGCCACGATCAACCAGACGTCCATTACCAATGTCACTGCGGCCACTGctaatgcaaatatttttgaCGACACAATCATAAATATAGGTGATGGCGTGTCCACATTTGCAAACACCCAAGTATGGCAGGCGCAGTATCAAAATAGTAGGGTAATAAATGGAACTTCAATGCCTCTGTCTTTCCCAAATACATCAAATGAAACCAACTCCTTTTATGCAAATATTTCGCACGGTCTGCCAAATTCCACAATCGTAAGTAGTTCGCAAAACATAAACTATTCAACCCTGTATGGACAGCAAGGAAATAATTTCTTAAGCTCCACTCAAATACATAACGGTACTCatcaaccaaattttgtcatCGAAAACAGTAATCAACAAATTCCCTTTTCAATAGCAGTAGACAACGCCAACAACAATTTTGCTTGCCAGAATGAAAGAAGATACGAAAGAACAAATTGTGCGCTTGACACTCAACAGAACCACAGTTATTCCTCTGCTCCGTCTCGCCCCCCCGCGATTGCAGTCAGTGGGTCGAACACACACATTCCCTCTCTTGCTAGATCTGCTGCATCAAACATGTTTGAAGGAACCCAAATATTTTCTCAGCCTATACCTACGGCAACATACGCACAACCCGGTATGACGTTTAATAATGCACACACATtgcccaacaacaacaataggtaTTTGCAATTTAACAACACCAGCTCAGCGGATACTTCGATGTCTTCCTCACAAATAGCAGCACGTCAAGTGATCTCCAaagatttgccaaatttttctggtAGGCCAGATGAGTGGCCTGTGTTCATTACCAATTATAATCAATCCACAGAGCGCTGTGGATTCACTGATCAAGAGAATTTGATCCGCCTGCAGAAATGCTTGAAAGGCCCAGCGTTAGAAGCGGTAAGAGGTAAATTGATGATGCCGTCGACGGTTAGCCAGGCCATAGAAACTTTGCGAATGCTTTTTGGAAGACCTGAAGTGATTCATCATGCTCTGCAGGCCAAACTTAGAGACGAGCCAAAAGTTCGTGTTGAAAATTTGAATACCTTAATTTCATTGGCACTTTCTGTTCAAAATTATTGTGCCACAATTCAGGCAATTGGCCTAGGTGATTATTTAAACGATCCAATGCTTTTGAACGATCTGGTATCTAAATTACCATCAAATATGAAGCTAGAATGGGGTCGTCACTGTATGTCAGGTGTTCGAGTGAATCTTTTGGTCTTTGATGAATGGTTGTTTAGCCTTGCGACTTGTGCTAGTCAAGTCACAACCTTTGACGTAAAATTTGATTCTAGCGAATACAGAAATAGCCGAAAAGGTGCAAAGGAAAGTTTGATGTTTCACGATgtagaaaaaacaaaagaagacaCACCGCAAAATAAATCCGTAACAaataagaaagaaaatatttgtactGTGTGTCTTAAATGTGGTGGTGAACACAAACTTTCAACATGCTcggattttatttcgcttaaacacAACGACCGCTGGCAATTTGTTAGACAAAACAAGTTGTGTTTTCGCTGTTTTGGCAAACATTCCCTTCGTAGGTGCTATTCTAAAAAGCCTTGCGGCACCGACGGTTGCAAGTTACCACACAATTTGCTGCTTCATACAAAACCTCAACAATTGAACACGAATGGTGGACAGGAGTCTCCTGTGTTATTCCATGCAGGGGAAAAGAAGGTGGCTGTTTTTCGGTATGTGCCTATAACTTTGTATGGCAATAATATTAGTCTTGATACATGGGCCCTAATTGATGAAGGTGCAGGCTGCACATTAGTAGAAGATGAGATTGTAAATCAACTTGGAATTGACGGCCCTTCAGAAGAATTATGCTTACGCTGGACAGGCGATGTGACAAAAACATATACGGCATCTAAGAAGGTATCTATTTACATTTCATCTCGCGAAAAGGGCTCAATGAAACATAAATTATTAAATGTCCGTACAGtggaaaaacttgatttgccaGAGCAAACTCTTGAGTCATCGACAATAAATTCGTGTGAGTATCTTCGTAATTTGCCAATCACTCCATACACAAAAATAAAGCCGAGTGTTATAATTGGATTAGACAACGCAAAACTCGGTGTCCCATCAGAAATTCGAGCGAGTGACGACGGCGAATTAATGGCTGCGAAATGTAAACTTGGTTGGACAGTATATGGTCGCAAATATGTTGAATTCGCTTCAGACCATTGTATTTTTCATATTTGCGAGTGTAATTGCTCTTCCGGCGAATTAGAAAAAATTGATGAACTGATGcaagaatatttttctttagagtCTTTAGGCGTTGCAGTATCGACGAAACCTCTGACATCTGTTGACGACGAGCGTGCGTTGAAAATAATGGATGCAACGGCAGTATATGATTCTAAAGAAAAGAGATGGGCGGCCGGTCTATTATGGAAATTTGATAGAGTAGAATTGCCGAATTCGCTTCCAATGGCCAAAAGACGTTTAAAATGCCTTGAAGCAAAAATGATGCGAGAACCTTCTCTAAAAGAATTTCTGGTAGAGAAAATAAAAGATTATGAAAAAAAAGGTTACGTCAGAAAATTACACAAAAACGAGGTGACTTCGGGTGGCAAATCTTGGTACATACCAATTTTCACTGTAaccaatattaataaaaacaaaaccagaCTTGTATGGGACGCCGCAGCAAAAGTAAATGGTGTTGCTTTAAACTCATGTTTGCTTAAAGGTCcagatctgttgaaatcattagTTGGTGTGCTTTTACGTTTTAGAGAAAAGCCAGTAGCTCTGTGTGGTGACATTCGTGAAATGTTTCACCAGATAAAAGTCATAAATGAAGATCAAAAGGCTCAAATGTTTTTGTGGCGTGGTGGGGACACCACAGCTGATATTGATGTTTATTGTATGCAGGTAATGACTTTTGGAGCTTCGTGTTCACCGTCACTAGCCAATTACATAAAAAGCAAAAATGCAAACCGCTTCGTCGAAAAATACCCATCAGCTGTAAATGCAATTCTAGAGAATACATTTGTTGACGACTGGCTCCAAAGTTGTCAGACTGAGGAAGAAATGGTACAGCTTGCTGAAAAGGTTAGATATATCCACAAAGACGGTGGATTCGAGATGAGGAATTGGATTTCCAACTCCCCCCgtgttttggaaaaacttaCTGGAAACAAGATCAAATCCAACAAATGTATTCAACAAGAGAACAACGGACAGGAAAAGGTATTAGGTATGTGGTGGCTTCCAAATTCTGATGAATTTacctttatacaaaaaatagatttaagatcacttttcgacaaaactcAAGTCACAAAGAGGCAAATTTTAAGAGTGATCATGAAAATATTCGACCCTTTAGGATTTTTGGGCTACTACataatatttgctaaaattattttacaaaatgtttggcgTTCTGGTGTTTCATGGGACGAGCCTATCAAACCTGATGAGCTTGAAATGTGGCTGCACTGgattaaatacataaattttgttAGCTACGTTCGCATTCCAAGATGCTACCCGCTGGTAAGCGTCGGCAAAAACATTCAGCTGCATATTTTTGTAGACGCCAGCAATAGTGCATATGCTGCTGTAGCTTATATTCGTGCTCAACTTGGTACTGACGTAAAATGTTCATTGGTTGCTTCGAAGACTCGTGTAGCACCGCTAAAACCAATTTCAATACCGAGGATGGAACTTATGGCAGCAATTGTTGGTCTTAGATTGTCGAAGCTCATAATGGCGGAGATGTCCATAAACATCGAAAAGAGATTTTTCTGGTCTGACTCAAAAGATGTATTGTTTTGGATTCGTTCCGATGCAAGAAAATTCAAACAATTTGTAGCCCTTCGCATTGGTGAAATTCTTGAAAAATCTAAAGTGAGTGAATGGCGATGGGTTCCCTCTGCAGAAAATGTTGCGGACGAAGGCACGAAGTGGTCCACAACTCCAAAATTCGATAATAATATTCGATGGTTTACAGGTCCCGATTTTCTGCTTGAAGATgaaaaattttggcctacaacaACTTTCAACAAATCGGATAATAGAAACTTCGAGCTACTTTGccattttgaagaaaatcagaAAACCGTATCGACGTTGGCAGAAATATCACCGGACCCCACACGATTCAGCAGATGGGAAAAACTTCGACACACTCAactatatattttgaaatttttaaaattgatttctaaagaaaaagaaaTGTCATCTCTTCTCAATATGCTTACAGAGGTAATCAACATTAGTGTAGTCGAGTCAATTATTTTTCGTAACTGTCAGGAAGAGTCATTTGGTGAAGAAATAAACTCATTGAAATCCGAAGGTAAGCAGATTAGCCGAAAGAGCATATTGTTTAAGTGTTCGCCGTATTTAGATAGTATGGGTGTGCTGCGAATAAAAGGGCGAATTGACGCAGCAGAGGGTGTAGCAGTTGATACAAAACGACCAATAATATTACCACGAAAGCATGCTATAACCAACCTTGTTGTTGATTTCTACCACAGACGATTTCATCATCACCACAACGAAATTGTGGTGAATGAAATGCGACAAAGATTTTGGATTCCAGGCTTAAGAGCAGTTGTTCGTTCTGTATCGagtgtttgtcaaatttgcaaaaacaaacGAGCAActccaaacccccctgaaatgggAGAATTGCCACCAGAAAGGTTGATGCCATACACTAGACCGTTTACATACACCGGCATAGATTTTTTCGGACCGCTAGAAGTTGCAGTTGGTCGTCGACGTGAGAAACGTTGGGGTGTTTTATTTACATGTCTCACCGTGAGAGCAgtgcatatagaaatttcaccaTCATTGTCTACTGATGCATTCATGTTGGTGTTTAAACAATTTGTCAGTCGACGAGGAACACCACATAAAATTATATCGGACAACGGCACCAACTTCCGTGGTGCAAGTCGTTTACTACAATCTGAGATAGAAAAGTTGTCCACAGAAAATCTAAAGCGAAATCATCCTGGAATTGAGTGGTGTTTCATACCCCCAGCCTCTCCCCACATGGGAGGCGTGTGGGAGCGAATGGTTCGCTCAGTAAAATCAATCTTAATGGACATTTTGCCACAAACCGGTTTGAGAGAGGATGTGCTGAGAGCGGCTATGGCAGATGTGGAGAATATTATAAATACAAGACCACTCACATATGTACCATTGGAGTCAGCTGATGCCGAGGCGCTCACACCCAACCACTTTCTCGTTGGTTGTTCTAGTGGAATAAGAGAAAAGGGTAGTGAGGAGGCGAGTGGAAATATTTTGCTTAAGAATTTTAAGATTGCCGGTCAATTGGCAGACCAATTTTGGAAACGTTGGTTGCGTGAATATTTACCGTGCCTTACTCGTCGTTCGAAATGGTTTTCAAACAGTCCAAGTCCTATTGAAGTTGGTGACATTGTTGTTGTGGTGGATGACACAAGTAAGAGAGGATCGTGGTTAAAGGGAATTGTTGTGGATGTACATAGAGGCAAAGACAATCAAGTTCGCAGCGCAGTGGTGAAGACAATCAAAGGACTTATAACTAGACCTTCTGTGAAATTAGCTAAATTGGACGTTTTGAAGTAA